The sequence AAGGCCAGCGAGTTCGCCGGCAAGCACAGCGACCAGATCGGGAGCGCGGTGGACAAGGCGGGCGGCGCGATCGACAAGGCCACCAAGGGCAAGTACAGCGAGAAGATCGAGCACGGCACCAGCAAGGCCAGGACCGCCGTGGACGACTTCGCCCACAAGCCCGAGGGCACCGGGAGCACCGGGAGCGCTCCGAACACCGGGAGCGCTCCGGACGCCGGAGGCACCGGCACTGTCCCGGGCGGCCCGAACGGCAGCCCGAACGGCGGAGCGCCCGGCCCCACCGGCTGACCGCCCCCGGGCCCGGCCCGGGGCTCAGCTCCAGGAGGCGACCAGGTACCCGACCCCGTACGGCGCGTCCTGGTAACCCAGCCGCGCGGTGAGGCCGGCGCCCTCGGCGGCGCCGGCCAGCACCTGCCAGGGCGCCCGGCCCTCGGCCTTCAGCTCGGCCGCCAGGCCCGGGTCCAGCGCCGCCAGCGCGGCCGTGTCCGCCGTGCCCAGCGCCCGCGCCAGCGCCGCGTCGTAGCCCTCGGCCCGCTCGTCCAGGTAGCCGGGCGCCTTCAGCGAGCGGCAGGCACTGCCGTCGCCCATCACCAGCAGCCCGACCCGGTCGGCCAGCCCGGCCAGGCCCTGGCCGAGTCCGAGCATCCGGTCCGCGGGCGCGTCGGCGGGCACCGCGCAGGCGTGCGTCGGCAGGGTGGCCCCGGCCCGGCCCAGCAGCCAGGCGCCGACGGTCAGCGCGGGCGACAGCTCGGGGCCCTCGGCCCGGCCGCCCGGCAGCGCGGCCACCACCGGCACGCCGTACCGGTGGAAGGACCCGGCCCCGCCCTCGGTCCAGACCTCGGCCTCCGGACCGGTGCCGACGACGACGAGCAGGTCCGGCCCGGCCGCGAGCACCACCCCTAGCGCCTCGTCGCAGGCCGCGCGCAGCGGCTCGAGCTCGGCCGAGGCCCCGGCGGCGACCTCCGGGACGAGCAGCGGCGGACAGGGGCACACGGCGGCGGCAACCAGCATGTGGATCACTCTAGGGGTTGACCCGCCGGGAACGCCGGACGGCCCGGGGGACCGTGCGGGTCCCCCGGGCCGTCCGGTACCGGGCGAAGGTCCGACCGCCCTCCCGGGCCGGCCGGTGCCGGGTCAGTCCCCGCAGCAGGCGCCCCCGGCCGGGGCGGCGAGCGGCAGCGCCTTCGGGGCACCGATCGACGGCAGCCCCAGCATCACGCCGGCCGGCTTGGCCGCGGCCGCGCCCTTGCGCTTCTCCCAGGCGTCGCCGGCCCGGGTCCGCCGCACCGCGAGCGTCGGCCCCTCGGCCAGCAG comes from Streptomyces sp. TLI_053 and encodes:
- a CDS encoding class III extradiol dioxygenase subunit B-like domain-containing protein; translation: MLVAAAVCPCPPLLVPEVAAGASAELEPLRAACDEALGVVLAAGPDLLVVVGTGPEAEVWTEGGAGSFHRYGVPVVAALPGGRAEGPELSPALTVGAWLLGRAGATLPTHACAVPADAPADRMLGLGQGLAGLADRVGLLVMGDGSACRSLKAPGYLDERAEGYDAALARALGTADTAALAALDPGLAAELKAEGRAPWQVLAGAAEGAGLTARLGYQDAPYGVGYLVASWS
- a CDS encoding antitoxin, coding for MGLMDNLKGKAGELKEKASEFAGKHSDQIGSAVDKAGGAIDKATKGKYSEKIEHGTSKARTAVDDFAHKPEGTGSTGSAPNTGSAPDAGGTGTVPGGPNGSPNGGAPGPTG